One Melospiza melodia melodia isolate bMelMel2 chromosome 1, bMelMel2.pri, whole genome shotgun sequence genomic window carries:
- the EEF1D gene encoding elongation factor 1-delta isoform X6: protein MAVDYFLHDKIWFEKFKYDDAERRFYEQMNGPVGGSSRQQSASTTSPGAAGDQNELLSRISHLEVENQNLRSVVADLQMAIFKLESRLNALEKSSTSHQPSSVPPTQKVEPFSVPSKKVELPAKKSEPAAAEEDEDDDIDLFGSDDEEEDQEAAKVREERLRQYAEKKAKKPGLIAKSSILLDVKPWDDETDMAKMEECVRSVHMDGLVWGASKLVPVGYGIKKLQIQCVVEDEKVGTDILEEEITKFEDYVQSVDIAAFNKI from the exons ATGGCTGTGGATTACTTCCTGCACGACAAGATCTGGTTCGAGAAGTTCAAGTACGACGACGCCGAGCGCAGGTTCTACGAGCAGATGAACGGCCCCGTGGGTGGCTCCTCCCGCCAGCAG AGTGCAAGCACAAcctcccctggagctgctggtgacCAAAATGAGCTCCTGTCCCGAATTTCCCACCTGGAAGTGGAAAACCAGAACCTCCGCAGTG ttgtTGCAGACCTCCAGATGGCCATTTTCAAGCTGGAAAGCCGCCTGAACGCTCTGGAGAAATCCTCGACTTCCCACCAGCCCTCGTCTGTTCCTCCAACCCAG AAAGTGGAACCGTTCAGCGTTCCCTCCAAAAAAGTGGAGCTCCCGGCCAAGAAATCGGAGCCAGCTGCTgccgaggaggatgaggatgatgacaTTGACCTTTTTGGGAGCGACGATGAGGAGGAAGACCAGGAAGCTGCCAAGGTGCGGGAGGAGCGGCTCCGGCAGTACGCGGAGAAGAAGGCCAAGAAGCCGGGACTCATCGCCAAGTCTTCCATCCTGCTGGATGTGAAGCCG TGGGACGACGAGACCGACATGGCCAAGATGGAGGAGTGCGTCCGCTCCGTCCACATGGACGGGCTGGTGTGGGGAGCCTCCAAACTGGTGCCAGTGGGATACGGCATCAAGAAACTCCAAATCCAGTGCGTGGTGGAGGACGAGAAGGTCGGGACAGACATCCTGGAGGAGGAGATCACCAAGTTTGAGGACTAC GTGCAGAGCGTGGATATTGCTGCTTTTAACAAGATTTAG